One stretch of Pigmentiphaga aceris DNA includes these proteins:
- a CDS encoding metallophosphoesterase, with the protein MTLTTFPTQGVDIIGDIHGQADKLIALLEKLGYRDVLGAYRHPDRTAIFVGDLVDRGPRQVDTVMLVRRMVDAGSARIIMGNHEYNAIAWHTPDPERAGEYLRPRSGAVGVKNRHQHAAFLAEVEHRPALHQELIDWFMTIPLWLEAPGFRVVHACWHDGYMNEIRPLLTADLQLTPELVVAASRKGSAAYRAVEGVTKGLELALPDGHFFHDKDGVARYEVRTRWWDESALTYRALAMMPETERLALPELAVAVGDLHRYAGEKPVFFGHYWMTGTPALQTPMAACVDYSAGKGGDLVAYRWDGEAVLDGGKFFVV; encoded by the coding sequence ATGACCCTCACGACATTCCCCACGCAAGGCGTCGACATCATCGGCGACATCCACGGACAGGCCGACAAGCTGATCGCATTACTGGAAAAGCTCGGCTATCGGGATGTTTTGGGTGCGTATCGCCACCCTGATCGCACCGCCATTTTTGTGGGTGACCTGGTGGATCGCGGCCCTCGGCAGGTCGATACCGTCATGCTGGTGCGCCGGATGGTGGATGCCGGATCGGCCCGCATCATCATGGGCAATCACGAGTACAACGCCATCGCCTGGCACACGCCCGACCCCGAGCGTGCAGGTGAATATCTACGGCCGCGCAGTGGCGCGGTGGGCGTGAAGAACCGTCATCAGCATGCGGCTTTTCTGGCAGAGGTCGAGCACCGGCCGGCTTTGCATCAGGAATTGATCGACTGGTTCATGACTATTCCGCTATGGCTGGAAGCACCCGGCTTCCGAGTGGTTCATGCGTGTTGGCACGATGGCTATATGAATGAGATTCGTCCGTTGCTGACGGCAGACTTGCAACTGACGCCGGAACTGGTGGTTGCTGCGAGTCGCAAGGGGTCGGCGGCGTATCGGGCGGTGGAGGGGGTGACCAAGGGGTTGGAGTTGGCCTTGCCGGATGGGCACTTTTTCCACGATAAGGATGGGGTGGCGCGATATGAGGTGCGCACGCGTTGGTGGGATGAGTCTGCGCTGACTTATCGTGCGTTGGCGATGATGCCGGAGACTGAGCGTCTGGCGCTTCCCGAACTTGCGGTGGCTGTGGGTGACCTGCATCGTTATGCGGGTGAGAAGCCGGTGTTTTTCGGGCATTACTGGATGACTGGCACGCCTGCTTTGCAGACGCCGATGGCGGCGTGTGTGGATTACAGCGCGGGGAAGGGGGGTGATTTGGTTGCTTATCGGTGGGATGGGGAAGCGGTGTTGGATGGCGGGAAGTTTTTTGTCGTCTGA
- a CDS encoding TonB-dependent siderophore receptor, with protein MVHRHCLPTHIASSGRQRRPDRIAQAVCGALWCMAVGAIQVSGAAMAQMAAQDVSAQRRFDIPAGPLDEALAHFGSAAGAMVAVDAGLTTGKRSAGLQGTYTVEQGLAALIAGTGMRAHAENGRYVLRALPAGAALDSTGPATLAPVSVSANAIDDPVTERSPSYAARSTNTATKLALSPRETPQSVTVVTRQRLDDMGVNKLSEVLAQTTGILVQETDSERITFSSRGYAISNFQVDGVLNTYGSIGGKNTDMIVYDRVEVVRGATGLTTGAGDPSGSVNLVRKRPTHEFAANGALLAGSWKLRRAEADVGGPLAFDGHLRGRLVVADENRESFRDFYEMEKKVAYGILEADLGERTVLSLGYEYQKQTPSAPTWGTVLYWGWDPAAKQSYLVNMPRSTNLSSSWGTWAPTESTAFTTLEHELNDNWKIKGTYSHSSRKVDTDVYFGFGGTPRPDGSGVTIAAMNSRYDETMTVADINAVGKVDLFGQRHDLTFGYTTNRRYGASEASITSAMPASWNVIPDWRNWNGNVAQPSATYLGYPSSTTTLRQSAAYGAARVKLSDPLAAVLGARYSSWRTESDNFNTNGTFRSHTGYSPDKAFTPYAGLLYDIDRRTTVYASYTDIFRPQSNRDKNGQYLDPVVGANYEIGAKSELLDGKLNLAAAVFRSKQDNVAELDDSVPEGYLPGGESAYRSTGKGNTVRGWEVEASGMLSPAWNVSAGFSRSVTRNALGVPINTTTPSNLLRVFTTYKLPGALDRLTVGGGLTWQSSLFRDGNRPVAERANGTLVYAPTRMTQSSVYLVNLMAQYRITDNLSMSLNVNNLFDKHYYRNVGFYSGVHWGEPRSVQVTLRGRF; from the coding sequence ATGGTGCACCGCCATTGCCTGCCCACCCACATTGCTTCATCCGGCCGCCAACGCCGACCCGATCGGATCGCTCAGGCGGTATGCGGTGCGCTGTGGTGCATGGCGGTGGGAGCCATTCAGGTGTCGGGCGCGGCGATGGCGCAGATGGCAGCCCAGGACGTCTCGGCACAACGTCGTTTTGATATCCCGGCCGGTCCGCTCGATGAAGCGTTGGCACATTTTGGCAGCGCAGCGGGTGCAATGGTTGCGGTCGATGCCGGGTTGACGACGGGCAAGCGCAGCGCCGGCTTGCAAGGTACCTACACGGTGGAACAAGGCCTGGCTGCGCTGATCGCAGGCACCGGCATGCGGGCACACGCCGAGAACGGACGTTATGTACTGCGCGCCTTGCCGGCAGGTGCTGCCCTGGACAGCACCGGCCCAGCCACGCTGGCCCCGGTCAGTGTGAGCGCCAATGCCATCGACGACCCGGTGACCGAGCGGTCGCCGTCATACGCCGCGCGATCCACCAATACCGCCACCAAGCTTGCCTTGTCGCCGCGCGAAACCCCGCAGTCGGTCACCGTGGTGACGCGTCAACGGCTGGACGACATGGGCGTGAACAAGCTGTCTGAAGTGCTGGCGCAGACCACCGGCATTCTGGTGCAGGAAACCGATTCCGAGCGCATCACCTTCTCGTCGCGCGGCTACGCGATCAGCAACTTCCAGGTCGATGGGGTGCTGAATACCTACGGCAGCATCGGTGGCAAGAACACCGACATGATTGTCTACGACCGCGTGGAAGTCGTGCGTGGTGCCACCGGCCTGACCACCGGGGCCGGCGACCCGTCGGGCAGCGTCAACCTGGTGCGCAAACGACCCACACATGAGTTTGCGGCCAATGGTGCTCTGCTGGCCGGCTCGTGGAAGCTGCGCCGCGCCGAGGCTGATGTCGGCGGCCCGCTGGCCTTCGACGGCCACCTGCGTGGTCGTCTGGTAGTGGCCGACGAAAACCGTGAATCGTTCCGCGATTTCTACGAGATGGAAAAGAAGGTTGCCTACGGCATTCTGGAAGCCGACCTGGGCGAGCGCACGGTGCTGTCGTTGGGTTACGAATACCAGAAGCAGACCCCTAGCGCGCCCACCTGGGGCACCGTGTTGTACTGGGGCTGGGACCCGGCCGCCAAACAGTCCTACCTGGTCAACATGCCGCGATCGACCAACCTCAGCAGCAGTTGGGGCACCTGGGCACCGACCGAGTCGACCGCGTTTACCACGCTGGAACACGAGCTGAACGACAACTGGAAGATCAAGGGCACCTACAGCCACAGCAGTCGCAAGGTCGATACCGACGTTTACTTCGGCTTTGGTGGTACGCCCCGGCCCGACGGCAGTGGCGTGACGATTGCAGCGATGAATTCGCGCTACGACGAAACCATGACCGTGGCCGATATCAATGCCGTGGGCAAGGTGGATCTGTTCGGCCAGCGTCATGACCTGACGTTCGGCTACACCACCAATCGCCGTTACGGTGCGTCGGAAGCGTCGATTACGTCGGCCATGCCTGCATCGTGGAACGTCATTCCCGATTGGCGCAACTGGAACGGCAACGTGGCACAGCCCTCTGCCACTTACTTGGGCTATCCCAGCTCGACGACCACCTTGCGACAATCGGCTGCCTACGGCGCGGCACGCGTGAAACTGTCCGATCCGCTGGCGGCTGTGCTGGGTGCGCGCTACAGCAGCTGGCGCACCGAGAGCGACAACTTCAACACCAATGGCACTTTCCGGTCCCACACCGGGTATTCGCCCGACAAGGCCTTCACCCCCTACGCTGGCCTGCTGTACGACATCGATCGTCGCACCACGGTATACGCCAGCTACACCGATATCTTCCGGCCGCAAAGCAATCGCGACAAGAATGGCCAGTACCTTGATCCGGTGGTGGGGGCCAACTACGAGATCGGTGCCAAATCGGAATTGCTGGATGGCAAACTGAACCTGGCTGCAGCGGTGTTCCGCAGCAAACAGGACAACGTGGCTGAACTGGACGACAGCGTGCCGGAAGGCTACCTGCCAGGCGGTGAGAGCGCATACCGATCCACCGGCAAAGGCAACACGGTGCGCGGCTGGGAAGTCGAGGCAAGCGGCATGTTGTCGCCGGCTTGGAACGTGTCGGCGGGCTTCAGTCGATCCGTGACGCGCAACGCACTGGGCGTGCCGATCAACACCACCACGCCGTCGAATCTGCTGCGCGTCTTCACCACCTACAAATTGCCGGGTGCATTGGATCGCCTGACGGTGGGTGGTGGGCTGACATGGCAAAGCAGCCTGTTCCGTGATGGCAATCGCCCGGTGGCCGAACGCGCCAACGGCACGCTGGTGTATGCACCTACGCGCATGACGCAGTCCTCGGTCTATCTGGTGAATCTGATGGCGCAATACCGCATCACCGACAACCTGAGCATGTCCTTGAACGTCAACAACCTGTTCGACAAACATTACTACCGCAACGTCGGCTTCTACAGCGGCGTGCATTGGGGCGAACCACGCAGCGTGCAGGTCACCCTGCGAGGACGCTTCTGA